CCCATGCCGATATTTGTCACATCAACAATATTTCTAACGCCTTGTTGATATAATTCTTTATATTCGCCAATTGTTTCCTCAAAACAGTTTAGGTTACAATCATCTGTACCCTTTAGTCCTGATAAATCAATTGTTGTATGTTCATGCATAAATGTAATTCCATTTACAAGCGGCATAAAAACCACTCCTTTATTTAATGTATCCTTGCTGTCTGCTTTGTGCATTTTGGTGGAAATAACGCTGGACAACAGCCGGTATTTCACTCGGAATTGCTCCGGCAACACCCGCCATCTGCGTAATGACTTCCTGCTCCGAACGACAATATAAAGTAATCCCCGTCGCAATATCCGCCGCCGGCACTGCAATCGCCGTCCCGCCAGCCATATTGGCAACCCGTAAAAAACCCTTGCCGCTGCGCTGCTGATTAGCCTTAGTTGCTGCACTGAAACTACCCATTACTGAGTCACCATAACTATGCACATCAATTGGCCCCTCAATAAACGCAACCATATCATACTGCGTCATCGCTACTTCTAAAAAGGCAATCGCCGGCGCGCGTTCACTCGCAGCATCAATAAAATCAACTTCATGCAACACAACCCGAGCAATCCCGCCCAAAGCCTGCCGCAAAACTGCAACAACCTCTAAGCCATTCTCAGTCACTAAATCATAATCCGCCGGTATTGCTATGTGAATCTCCCGCGATGTTTGGCTTCCTGAGAACCCAAACACATCAAGTGCAGCATCAAGGCTTGCCCAATCACGTGCCATAATACCTGCCGAAGGTTGAAACTGCAAATTATCAGTTGACTGCTTGACTGCCTCAACAACCGGTAAAAGCGGACTCATAAAAGCAAACAGGTTAAGACTGATTGCCGGTGCTAAAACTGAACCACCGCCATCACTGCCAACACCAATATCATTAATACCGGTAAAAACATTGATTGCTGTGCCACTTGACGAACCACTCATATGGCGCCCGGTCAAAGGATTCAGCCGCTCAACATCAATCGCCCGGCCGTTATCACTGGCAGCATCAACCGTATGCAACAAATACCCGCGCGTTTTCAACTGCTCAACACACGGCCGCAAAATATCGGTGTTCTTCACACCCATATACGCAGCAAATTCATGCCGCTCAATCCGCTCGCAGCTTTCATCAAAAGCTGCCTGATTCACCGAAACCACACTGTGGTATCGGTCGCTCATCGCTGCCATTGTTGCCTTCGCAAAATATTTCAGCTTGTTCATTCGCTATTCACCTGCACTTTTTAAAAAGAAAGGTGCTAAGAGTCTTGTCGCCTAGCACCGATTTTTATTATCCACCAAAAATCATTAATATACCTTGCTCTACTAAGTATACAAGATTGATAATAATTCCTAAACTAATTGCTGCAATCGGTCCAACCGCTAAATCAACAACTGGTTTTTTCATTGTACGATTCAATAAATATAATCCGGCAACCCAGAAGAATCCAACACCTGGCACAATTGCTTCTGCGGCTAATGCCCCACCAATAAGCAATGCAACTTCCAACACTTTATTCATCGCAGTACGGATATGTTCACCCATTTCACGAATTCCCGGGAAGCGGTCTAACCCTTTAGCCACACCGTTCAATAACATGATTTCAACGAACATAATAATGAATCCAACAATAAACGCCACAATTGGATTTCCTTGTAAAAGAATCCCAGCTACGAATACAAATGTAGTTCCTGCCGGGCTATATACACCGGTAACAATAGCTGTTGAGAACACTAACGGAATAAATCCGATACCGCGCGCTCCGGCTGCTAATGCTGCCTCAGTAAAGTTTCCTTGACTCATTAAGTTTAATGAAATTGGATCCCCGGCCATTAACGCCATACTTGTTGCCGCACTTACTAATCCACCGATTACCGCTAAAATAATCCAGTTTGCTTTAATGCGTTTTACCCGTTCCAA
Above is a genomic segment from Culicoidibacter larvae containing:
- a CDS encoding amidase family protein: MNKLKYFAKATMAAMSDRYHSVVSVNQAAFDESCERIERHEFAAYMGVKNTDILRPCVEQLKTRGYLLHTVDAASDNGRAIDVERLNPLTGRHMSGSSSGTAINVFTGINDIGVGSDGGGSVLAPAISLNLFAFMSPLLPVVEAVKQSTDNLQFQPSAGIMARDWASLDAALDVFGFSGSQTSREIHIAIPADYDLVTENGLEVVAVLRQALGGIARVVLHEVDFIDAASERAPAIAFLEVAMTQYDMVAFIEGPIDVHSYGDSVMGSFSAATKANQQRSGKGFLRVANMAGGTAIAVPAADIATGITLYCRSEQEVITQMAGVAGAIPSEIPAVVQRYFHQNAQSRQQGYIK